GTTTTGAGTACCCCTTTATCAGAGGAAGGCACAGGTCCTCCCAGGTTCCTGAAGAATCCCTTGAACAACATGCCGTGGACTATGACCCCGGTGGAGTATCCGCCATCTCGCCTTTAACGATGGCTTCGTTGCTGCCTTCAGGGTTCTTAATCCCTTGGGCTCGCTCCACAACATTAGCGTTTTCGAGGCTGAACTCCTTCACCCATTTCGGATTACGGCCTGCTGTCACCCTGTTTACGCTTCACTCATACGGTTACCCGCATAAATGCAAAACTCGGTTCTGACGGTCGGCTAACTTTGTCAGGCTGGCTTCTCAGCCAACTGGATTCCCCAGGCTTTGCCTGGCGCACTAAAAACTCGCTTTTGGTTAGGCTGAATATACGAAAAACGGAGGTGCATGTCAACCGAAAAGACCACAAGCAAGGCGGGACTGGAAAAACAGATCAAGCGGCAGCTCCCAGGCCGTGGGCTGTAGCGAAGCAAGCCTGAAATACCTTGCCCCTTACGTCTTCAAAGTTGCCATCTCAGGGCGTCCGCTGGAGTGAGGGGGTAGACCTTTATTTTAGATCTAATTCGTAATAGCCAGATAACAATTATTGGCTGGACCTATTCGAGCGGGGCAATCTTCTGCGGTTCCTGCTGAGCCCGCGCCCTCTCCCAGTTAGCGAAGAGCTCCTCTTGGTGGATTGTTGCCCACTCGATCACGAGTCCCATCACGCGAGGCGGCAAGCGGCCAGAGAAGGCGGACAGGTTGCGGATGTCGATCAGAGCAACGTAGCCGCTGTACTCCGCATGGAAATGGGGCGGATTGTGATCGTCAAAGAACATCTTGATGACGATGCCAAAGAAGCGACTGATCTCAGGCATGGGAGGACTCGCAGCGCAAGGCGGGGAAAACGTCTTCCGGCCTCTTGCCCGTTGCTTTAAGATACAAGGCATCTGGGCAAAGATCAATTTGGTCGCCCCAGATAAGCTCGCCAAATGAACCGATCCGGACCTGCTCAAAAATTCGACGGTTGCACCACATGGCGAAAACGCCTTTGCCGGCTAAG
This genomic interval from Deltaproteobacteria bacterium contains the following:
- a CDS encoding DUF4160 domain-containing protein, which translates into the protein MPEISRFFGIVIKMFFDDHNPPHFHAEYSGYVALIDIRNLSAFSGRLPPRVMGLVIEWATIHQEELFANWERARAQQEPQKIAPLE
- a CDS encoding DUF2442 domain-containing protein produces the protein MRKISEVKVLQGYRLELVFDDGARGVVDLSGLAGKGVFAMWCNRRIFEQVRIGSFGELIWGDQIDLCPDALYLKATGKRPEDVFPALRCESSHA